A genomic region of Bernardetia sp. ABR2-2B contains the following coding sequences:
- a CDS encoding isochorismatase family protein, translating into MQIKKDDSLLLFIDVQEKLFPHINTHFELEKKLGQLVEGMQVLDIPIIVSEQYTKGLGKTISSVSEKLNENTATFEKMTFSCMQNQEIAAAIEQSGKRTIILAGIEAHICVLQTALDLCQEGFDVVLVLDAVGSRSEENKSISVLRLQNKVAFTSVESVLFELCGVAGTEQFKAISTIIK; encoded by the coding sequence ATGCAAATCAAAAAAGACGATAGCCTTTTACTTTTTATTGATGTACAAGAAAAATTATTCCCTCACATAAATACCCATTTTGAGTTAGAAAAAAAACTAGGTCAGCTTGTTGAAGGAATGCAGGTTTTAGATATTCCGATTATTGTTTCAGAACAATATACAAAGGGATTAGGAAAGACAATAAGCTCTGTTTCTGAAAAACTAAATGAAAATACGGCTACTTTCGAAAAGATGACTTTCAGTTGTATGCAAAATCAAGAAATTGCAGCAGCCATCGAACAAAGTGGGAAACGAACAATTATTTTAGCAGGAATAGAAGCACATATTTGTGTTCTTCAAACAGCTCTAGATTTGTGTCAAGAAGGATTTGATGTTGTTTTGGTGCTTGATGCAGTTGGTTCTAGAAGTGAAGAAAACAAAAGCATTTCAGTATTAAGATTACAAAACAAAGTAGCTTTCACAAGTGTAGAATCAGTTCTCTTTGAGCTTTGTGGTGTAGCAGGAACAGAGCAATTTAAGGCTATTTCTACGATTATAAAGTAG
- a CDS encoding SDR family oxidoreductase produces MEDKNVENTKPAYAHPMMREDALKGKTIVITGGGTGLGRAMGTYFLQLGANIVITSRKLDVLEKTAKEMEAETGGTVLPLACDVRDYDQIEKMLKDSVAKFGTIDGLLNNAAGNFISPTERLSHRAYDTIVDIVLKGTYYCTLAFGKHWIEEGKKNDFASPKTVLSIVTTYAETGSGYVVPSATSKAGVVALTKSLAVEWAKYGIRFNGIAPGAFPTKGAWERLMPKNLQDKFDIKNRVPVQRVGDHQELANLAAYLISDYSAYINGQIITIDGGEVAQGGGQFSMLEHVPQDMWDMVEQMTRSAKSS; encoded by the coding sequence ATGGAAGATAAAAACGTAGAAAATACGAAACCAGCCTACGCACACCCTATGATGCGTGAAGATGCCCTTAAAGGAAAAACAATCGTTATTACTGGTGGTGGAACAGGTTTAGGTCGTGCAATGGGGACTTACTTTTTACAATTAGGAGCTAATATTGTCATTACAAGTCGTAAACTAGATGTTTTGGAAAAAACAGCTAAAGAAATGGAAGCCGAAACTGGAGGAACTGTTCTTCCTTTGGCGTGTGATGTACGTGATTATGACCAAATCGAAAAGATGCTTAAAGATTCCGTAGCAAAATTTGGAACTATTGATGGTCTTTTGAATAATGCAGCAGGTAATTTTATCAGTCCGACAGAGCGTTTATCACATCGTGCCTATGATACAATTGTTGATATTGTTTTGAAAGGGACGTATTACTGTACACTTGCTTTTGGAAAACATTGGATTGAAGAAGGCAAGAAAAATGACTTTGCTTCTCCAAAAACAGTTTTGAGTATCGTAACTACTTATGCAGAAACAGGTTCTGGTTATGTTGTTCCTTCGGCTACTTCCAAGGCTGGTGTTGTGGCTCTCACGAAATCTTTGGCTGTGGAATGGGCAAAATATGGCATTCGTTTCAATGGTATTGCACCGGGGGCATTTCCTACAAAGGGAGCGTGGGAACGTTTGATGCCTAAAAATTTACAAGACAAATTTGATATTAAAAATCGTGTTCCTGTACAACGAGTAGGCGACCATCAAGAACTTGCTAACCTTGCAGCTTATCTAATTTCTGATTATTCTGCTTATATCAATGGTCAGATTATTACGATTGATGGTGGCGAAGTGGCTCAAGGTGGAGGTCAATTCTCTATGTTAGAACATGTTCCTCAAGATATGTGGGATATGGTAGAACAAATGACTCGTAGCGCAAAGAGTAGTTAA
- the rimO gene encoding 30S ribosomal protein S12 methylthiotransferase RimO, producing the protein MKTGTAKKDKVNIITLGCSKNLVDSENILTQLRANEIDAHHQLETKKKVEEPNVIIINTCGFIEKAKEESINTILDYSAAKSRGEIDKLYVMGCLSHRYKDELSSEIGEVDDWFGTLDMPLILNRFNVDYKHELLGQRLTTTSQHYAYLKISEGCDRACSFCAIPLMRGKHVSRPMEELVQEAKNLAARGTKEIMLIAQELTYYGIDIYRKRVLPELLEKLADIEGIEWIRLHYAYPTGFPIEIIDAMKAHDKICNYLDIPLQSGSNKVLKAMRRGIKREKTEELIDSIRQKLPEIAIRTTLIAGHPHEEQEDHEETLDFVEKMRFDRLGVFSYSHEEDTHSHSMPDTLTEEEKQERVAEIMEIQQGISLELNQEKIGKIYKTLIDRKEGNYFIGRTEYDSPEVDNEVLVDARKVYLRIGDFANVKINKAEEFDLFGDVVK; encoded by the coding sequence ATGAAAACGGGTACAGCAAAAAAAGATAAAGTCAATATAATTACGCTAGGTTGTTCTAAAAACCTTGTGGATTCTGAAAATATACTTACGCAGCTTCGTGCAAATGAAATTGATGCTCATCATCAGTTAGAAACCAAAAAGAAAGTTGAAGAGCCAAATGTTATCATAATTAATACGTGTGGTTTTATAGAAAAAGCAAAAGAAGAATCTATAAATACGATTTTAGATTATTCGGCAGCCAAAAGTAGAGGCGAAATAGATAAATTATACGTAATGGGCTGTTTGTCGCATCGTTATAAAGACGAACTTTCTAGTGAAATTGGAGAAGTAGATGATTGGTTTGGCACGTTAGATATGCCTTTGATTTTGAATAGATTCAATGTTGATTATAAGCACGAACTTTTAGGGCAGCGTCTGACAACAACATCTCAACACTATGCTTATTTGAAAATTTCGGAAGGTTGTGATAGAGCATGTTCTTTTTGTGCTATTCCGTTGATGCGTGGAAAACATGTTTCTCGTCCGATGGAAGAGTTGGTTCAAGAAGCTAAAAATTTAGCTGCAAGAGGAACAAAAGAAATCATGCTTATTGCACAAGAATTAACTTATTACGGAATTGATATTTACAGAAAACGAGTTTTGCCAGAGCTTTTAGAAAAATTGGCTGATATTGAAGGAATTGAATGGATTCGTTTGCATTATGCCTATCCAACAGGCTTTCCAATAGAAATAATTGATGCTATGAAGGCGCACGATAAAATCTGTAATTATTTGGATATTCCATTACAAAGTGGTTCAAATAAAGTTTTGAAGGCAATGCGTAGAGGAATAAAAAGAGAAAAAACAGAAGAGTTAATAGATTCTATTCGTCAGAAATTACCTGAAATTGCTATTCGTACTACGCTTATTGCAGGACATCCACACGAAGAGCAAGAAGACCACGAAGAAACACTAGACTTTGTAGAAAAGATGCGTTTTGATAGATTAGGAGTATTTTCATATTCTCACGAAGAAGATACGCATTCGCATTCTATGCCTGATACATTGACAGAAGAAGAAAAGCAAGAACGTGTGGCTGAAATAATGGAAATACAGCAAGGAATTTCTTTAGAGCTTAATCAAGAAAAGATAGGTAAGATTTATAAAACGCTTATCGATAGAAAAGAAGGAAATTATTTTATTGGAAGAACAGAATATGATTCTCCAGAAGTAGATAATGAAGTTTTGGTAGATGCAAGAAAAGTTTATTTACGAATAGGCGATTTTGCTAATGTTAAGATAAATAAAGCTGAAGAATTTGATTTGTTTGGAGACGTAGTTAAGTAA
- a CDS encoding type 1 glutamine amidotransferase domain-containing protein: protein MTQQEGKILFVVTSHGELGETGKETGYHLSEVSHPWKELYQAGYEMDFVSPKGGKAPVTAFDLSDDINKEFWENDTYREKVENTKKPSEIKPSEYKAIFFAGGHGTVWDFPENKELQNIAATIYESGGIVSSICHGAAALVNLKLSNGSYLIDGKDVNSFTDEEERDQGLEDVVPFLVESKIRQRGAEFHQAAKGEAKVVVDGRLITGQNPASATPLGKALQRELKEVEVA from the coding sequence ATGACACAGCAAGAAGGAAAAATTTTATTCGTAGTAACAAGCCATGGAGAGTTAGGCGAGACAGGCAAAGAAACAGGTTATCATTTGAGCGAGGTTTCACATCCTTGGAAAGAGCTTTATCAAGCAGGTTATGAAATGGATTTTGTAAGTCCAAAAGGAGGAAAAGCTCCTGTAACGGCTTTTGATTTGAGTGATGATATTAACAAAGAATTTTGGGAAAACGATACTTATAGAGAAAAAGTAGAAAACACAAAAAAACCATCTGAAATAAAACCATCTGAATACAAAGCAATATTTTTTGCAGGAGGACACGGAACAGTTTGGGATTTTCCAGAAAATAAAGAATTACAAAATATTGCAGCAACCATTTATGAGAGTGGAGGAATTGTTTCTTCTATCTGTCATGGCGCAGCAGCTTTAGTAAATCTCAAACTAAGCAATGGTTCGTATTTGATAGATGGAAAAGATGTAAATTCATTTACTGATGAAGAAGAAAGAGACCAAGGATTAGAAGACGTAGTTCCGTTTTTGGTAGAATCTAAGATTCGTCAGCGAGGTGCAGAGTTTCATCAAGCTGCAAAAGGAGAGGCAAAAGTAGTTGTCGATGGAAGACTTATTACAGGACAAAATCCAGCTTCTGCAACACCACTTGGAAAAGCTCTTCAAAGAGAACTCAAAGAAGTTGAGGTAGCATAA
- a CDS encoding site-specific integrase, with the protein MNVVFSLRKNKKEPENKLGTVQYYVSYDGQRSVPLSTKVRIYPKYWNGTQVIGRNADAYNIVLDDIKADLTRIYFHNKDTISHIQEISDIYENKLKPKVTVVELFEQLIERKKNIEKRKQVTLNTYDTTLRIWLIPYLRDNRQNEHLEAEKLNHADLEALAEKMLASGDIESVDYVAKTIGRIKAAIKLGYSTGKLSKDAVAKYDVYLPKKEKEYIYLTPEELETLENLTFLPQEYKLERVRDLFVIQCYTGLAYGDLAAFSKSEHFRIAENETDWNWLIKKRGKTDIYQQIPLLPNGMKFLKKVNFDTTPVTGHVYNKNLRICVKMARINKYLTSHISRNTLGALLLNSGITVKTVSRVLGHKTVRYTESVYAKVIDEWLVKNEFDRVFRDKK; encoded by the coding sequence ATGAATGTTGTTTTCTCACTTAGGAAAAACAAAAAAGAACCAGAAAATAAATTAGGAACAGTTCAATACTATGTTTCTTATGACGGACAACGCTCTGTACCACTTTCTACTAAAGTGAGAATTTATCCAAAATATTGGAATGGAACTCAAGTTATAGGAAGGAATGCAGATGCTTACAATATTGTGCTTGATGATATAAAAGCAGACTTAACAAGAATTTATTTTCACAATAAAGATACTATATCACACATTCAAGAGATTTCGGATATTTATGAAAATAAGCTAAAGCCTAAAGTTACAGTAGTGGAACTATTTGAACAACTGATTGAGAGAAAGAAAAATATTGAAAAACGAAAACAAGTAACTTTAAACACCTATGATACAACATTAAGAATTTGGTTAATTCCTTATTTGAGAGATAATAGACAAAATGAACATTTAGAAGCTGAAAAATTAAATCATGCCGATTTAGAGGCTCTTGCAGAAAAAATGTTAGCAAGTGGAGATATAGAAAGTGTAGATTATGTAGCTAAAACCATTGGTAGAATAAAGGCTGCAATCAAACTTGGCTATTCAACTGGAAAGTTATCTAAAGATGCTGTTGCAAAATATGATGTGTATCTGCCAAAGAAAGAAAAGGAGTACATTTATCTGACACCAGAAGAATTAGAGACACTAGAAAATTTGACATTTCTCCCACAAGAATACAAGTTAGAACGTGTCAGAGATTTATTTGTCATTCAATGTTATACTGGTCTTGCGTACGGAGATTTAGCAGCTTTTAGTAAATCAGAACACTTCAGAATAGCAGAAAATGAAACTGATTGGAACTGGCTCATTAAAAAACGTGGTAAAACAGATATTTATCAGCAGATTCCACTATTACCAAATGGAATGAAGTTTTTGAAAAAAGTAAACTTTGATACCACTCCTGTAACTGGACACGTTTACAATAAAAACTTGCGTATTTGTGTAAAAATGGCAAGAATCAATAAATACCTGACCTCTCATATATCAAGAAATACATTAGGCGCACTTTTGCTTAATAGTGGTATAACAGTAAAAACAGTAAGTCGTGTTTTAGGACACAAAACAGTAAGATATACAGAGAGTGTGTATGCTAAAGTAATTGACGAATGGTTAGTCAAAAATGAATTTGACAGAGTCTTTCGTGATAAAAAATAA
- a CDS encoding SNF2-related protein, with protein sequence MRNYYSERIRLIEDVIDDMRKQGMHDKQSDTSQDYKALQLGFISDFVRSEYESEFAELDNDDKSVEPTQIELCSYSNFFEKYPHKTVGKKFLSSSFMFAVQSKATLQESAAMLKREISTLKKTTSTPSKLKLKMKAKALKLLQLQAQAELELGTGLNGLDGLGALGEVDKKEISANASLLAKLVKKEEQRAKKINSFDDNFKRYNKGISENEIKAWVWFKQSQGSPMHGWEKYFLKSTKLTVKNEEVLVTTQSTTIKDNHFRDEKKVPSGSILGKPTRFQNEYDNKTFQIFTDKEGHKKYVDKSHVRTQRTQATADPKELSKLVKEGALFVGETDFLPLPLFTFGNVYDRILALEEKKSFILEQYGQDVYEKHIEALNAAKPRPLSVLTPDATKRLKILPFSTFAKEFKIKNDAEGNEIGDEDGISLNSFFRIWLKQNLELIETQGISGYNIIHHYLDGGSKPKEEKEFIEKYARLEGDRLFDIFLHTGISVNDQKRLDMAWNRQYNGFASLNYKRIPIGLTTSALFKGKSLAFMEAQREGVAYIDAVGSGSIAYDVGVGKTMTAILILAQNIQNGTYKRPLIVVPKPTYEKWKNEINGYKDKKGNFVEGVLSHLGIKINDFGNMGKAYINPKTINKQVEEKSITIVSYEGFSRIGFSPALENELLKDLSKIVLQDDDSSKRDLEKQYENLRKLVGRTAKGTVCDIDVLGLDAIIIDEAHNFRNVFSYVPAQEGVKRYSTQGSTSSRAQSAFMLCNYIQRKYGGNVVLLTATPFNNSPLEVYSILSLIALNKMERVGVKSLSQFMETFIQETYEVVVTASNKLAQKPVVKSFQNKRSLQSLVFSYINFKTGEDAGVRRPVKVNIPRLSYRNSNNELIHLKPSEQITSYLQMNAMQDEYQKEAVSLAERGSGFKEKGKNVLVAMSMSRKNAFSPFLLSDEKPEDYLDFVENSPKIHYTMECIASVKKHHEKSGTPVSGQVIYSNIGKVFFPLIKEYLEKEVGFKKGITFSRKKFDEVEIVTGDGTAARKEAIKEAFLSGIVKVIIGSSTIREGIDLQKRGTVIYNLYPDYNPTDIRQLEGRIYRQGNMFGYVRVVTPLIQNSMDVFIFQKLEEKTARINDIWAKATDESNVLDQESLDPEAVKYALYTNIDKLVALKVAEMEMEILKSRSKIENELSTLREVEMSRNSYETSKKIIQEKLPQFKRLLINFLERNEANSSKELEKKKEKYTSILQDIDAYDNSDDKKLVRVALRIKREQQDFFRNYSYTDHLDKFRAALTKINKSESILAKYDGNIEEAIKKIEFSITEQNQKIKELKDQKFLQSIYNQIVEEKKKLNITGRSPQAAAKDFAQLNYLLDYTMADVDGVHGNPLPTDKPKSTLKPKALPQSTTNKAKVKLKMKAKALKLLQLQAQAELELAA encoded by the coding sequence ATGAGAAACTACTATTCAGAACGGATTAGGCTTATAGAAGATGTCATTGATGATATGCGTAAGCAGGGAATGCACGATAAGCAATCAGATACATCACAAGACTACAAAGCTCTGCAACTTGGTTTTATATCTGATTTTGTGCGCTCTGAATATGAATCAGAATTTGCAGAACTAGACAATGATGACAAATCCGTAGAACCTACTCAAATAGAGCTATGCTCTTACAGTAATTTCTTTGAGAAATACCCTCATAAAACCGTAGGAAAGAAGTTTTTATCTTCTTCATTTATGTTCGCTGTTCAGTCTAAAGCTACACTACAGGAAAGTGCAGCGATGCTAAAAAGAGAAATTTCTACACTTAAAAAGACTACTTCAACTCCCTCAAAACTAAAACTCAAAATGAAAGCCAAAGCCCTCAAATTACTTCAATTACAAGCACAAGCCGAACTAGAGTTAGGTACTGGCTTGAATGGCTTGGACGGTTTGGGAGCATTGGGCGAAGTAGATAAAAAAGAAATTTCTGCGAATGCCTCTCTACTGGCTAAACTTGTCAAAAAAGAAGAGCAAAGAGCTAAAAAAATTAATTCTTTTGATGATAACTTTAAAAGATACAACAAGGGAATTAGTGAAAATGAGATTAAGGCGTGGGTGTGGTTTAAACAGTCGCAAGGTAGTCCGATGCACGGTTGGGAAAAATATTTCTTGAAGTCCACAAAACTCACAGTAAAAAATGAAGAGGTTTTAGTAACCACTCAATCTACTACTATCAAAGACAATCACTTCAGAGATGAAAAGAAAGTTCCTTCTGGGTCTATTTTGGGGAAACCTACTCGTTTTCAAAATGAGTATGACAATAAAACTTTTCAGATTTTTACAGACAAAGAAGGGCATAAAAAGTATGTAGATAAGTCTCATGTACGCACACAGCGCACTCAAGCCACAGCAGACCCAAAAGAGCTAAGTAAACTTGTTAAAGAAGGAGCTTTATTTGTAGGCGAAACAGACTTTTTGCCCTTGCCATTGTTTACCTTCGGAAACGTCTATGATAGGATTTTAGCTCTTGAAGAGAAAAAGAGTTTTATCCTAGAACAATACGGGCAAGATGTATATGAAAAGCATATTGAAGCTCTAAACGCAGCCAAACCTCGTCCTTTGTCTGTACTTACTCCAGATGCTACAAAGCGTCTGAAAATACTTCCCTTTTCTACATTTGCTAAAGAATTTAAGATTAAAAATGATGCTGAAGGCAATGAGATAGGCGATGAAGATGGTATTAGTCTGAATAGTTTTTTCCGTATTTGGTTAAAGCAAAATTTAGAGCTGATAGAAACACAAGGTATTTCTGGTTACAATATCATTCATCACTACTTAGATGGTGGTTCAAAACCGAAAGAAGAGAAAGAGTTCATTGAAAAATACGCTCGCTTAGAAGGGGATAGACTGTTTGATATTTTCCTTCACACAGGCATATCTGTCAATGACCAAAAGCGTTTGGATATGGCTTGGAACAGACAGTACAACGGGTTTGCTAGTTTGAACTACAAACGTATTCCTATTGGTCTTACAACCTCTGCCCTATTCAAAGGCAAATCGCTTGCTTTTATGGAGGCACAACGAGAAGGAGTAGCTTACATTGATGCTGTGGGTTCTGGCTCTATTGCATACGATGTAGGAGTGGGAAAGACGATGACGGCTATTCTTATCTTAGCTCAAAATATTCAAAACGGCACGTACAAACGTCCTTTGATTGTTGTTCCTAAACCTACGTATGAGAAATGGAAAAATGAAATCAATGGTTATAAAGATAAGAAGGGAAACTTTGTAGAAGGTGTACTATCTCATTTAGGCATCAAAATTAATGATTTTGGGAATATGGGAAAAGCCTATATCAATCCAAAAACGATAAATAAGCAAGTAGAGGAAAAGTCTATTACGATTGTTTCCTATGAGGGTTTTTCCAGAATTGGTTTTTCTCCTGCCCTAGAAAATGAACTGCTCAAAGATTTATCTAAAATCGTCCTTCAAGATGATGATTCATCTAAACGAGATTTGGAAAAGCAGTACGAAAACCTACGAAAATTAGTAGGTCGTACTGCCAAAGGCACAGTCTGTGATATTGACGTTTTGGGTTTAGATGCCATTATCATTGATGAGGCACACAACTTTAGAAACGTGTTCTCTTACGTTCCTGCACAAGAAGGTGTGAAAAGATACAGTACACAAGGTTCTACCTCAAGTAGAGCGCAGTCTGCTTTTATGCTTTGTAATTATATACAACGCAAATATGGAGGAAATGTCGTCTTACTTACAGCGACACCTTTCAATAATTCGCCTTTAGAGGTATATTCTATTCTATCGCTGATTGCTCTCAATAAAATGGAGAGAGTAGGTGTAAAATCACTTTCTCAATTTATGGAAACCTTTATTCAAGAGACCTATGAGGTCGTTGTAACAGCTTCTAATAAACTGGCGCAAAAGCCTGTGGTCAAGTCGTTTCAGAATAAAAGGTCATTACAAAGTCTTGTGTTTTCTTATATCAATTTCAAGACTGGAGAAGATGCAGGCGTACGTCGTCCTGTGAAAGTAAATATTCCTAGATTGTCGTATAGAAACAGTAATAATGAGCTAATTCATTTGAAGCCAAGTGAGCAAATCACAAGCTATCTGCAAATGAATGCGATGCAAGACGAATATCAAAAGGAAGCTGTCTCACTTGCCGAACGAGGAAGTGGATTTAAGGAAAAAGGAAAAAATGTGCTTGTAGCTATGAGCATGAGCCGAAAGAATGCCTTTAGTCCTTTTTTACTTTCTGATGAAAAACCAGAAGATTATTTAGATTTTGTAGAAAATAGCCCCAAAATACACTACACAATGGAGTGTATTGCTTCAGTCAAAAAACACCACGAGAAAAGTGGAACGCCTGTTTCTGGTCAAGTGATTTATTCTAATATTGGCAAGGTCTTTTTTCCACTTATAAAAGAATACTTAGAGAAAGAAGTAGGGTTCAAAAAAGGAATTACTTTCAGTAGAAAAAAATTCGACGAAGTAGAAATTGTTACAGGCGATGGAACGGCTGCCAGAAAAGAAGCTATCAAAGAAGCCTTTTTGAGTGGAATCGTAAAAGTAATTATTGGCTCTTCTACCATTCGTGAGGGAATTGACTTACAGAAAAGAGGAACAGTTATTTATAACCTCTATCCAGATTATAATCCTACCGATATTAGACAACTAGAGGGACGTATTTACAGACAGGGAAATATGTTTGGCTATGTTCGTGTAGTAACACCTCTTATTCAGAACTCAATGGACGTATTCATTTTCCAAAAGTTAGAGGAGAAAACAGCACGTATCAACGATATTTGGGCAAAAGCTACGGATGAATCTAATGTACTTGACCAAGAGAGCTTAGACCCAGAAGCTGTAAAGTATGCCCTTTATACAAACATTGATAAGCTAGTTGCTCTAAAAGTCGCTGAGATGGAGATGGAAATTCTCAAATCCAGAAGCAAGATTGAAAATGAGCTAAGTACACTTAGAGAGGTAGAAATGTCTCGTAATTCGTATGAAACTTCTAAGAAGATTATTCAAGAAAAACTACCACAATTTAAGCGTTTACTCATTAATTTTTTAGAAAGGAATGAGGCAAATTCAAGCAAAGAACTAGAAAAGAAGAAAGAAAAATACACCTCTATTCTGCAAGATATAGATGCTTATGATAATTCGGATGATAAGAAATTAGTACGTGTTGCGTTGCGAATAAAGAGAGAGCAACAAGACTTCTTTAGAAACTACTCTTATACAGACCACTTAGATAAGTTTAGGGCAGCACTAACAAAAATCAACAAGTCAGAATCTATCCTTGCCAAGTATGATGGCAATATTGAGGAAGCAATCAAGAAAATAGAATTTTCTATTACAGAGCAGAATCAAAAAATAAAAGAACTGAAAGACCAAAAGTTTTTACAATCTATCTATAACCAAATTGTAGAAGAGAAAAAGAAACTCAATATCACAGGGCGTAGTCCACAAGCAGCAGCTAAAGACTTTGCACAACTCAACTATCTCTTAGACTATACAATGGCTGATGTTGATGGAGTACATGGAAATCCATTGCCTACTGATAAGCCTAAATCAACGCTAAAACCAAAGGCATTACCTCAATCCACTACAAACAAGGCTAAAGTAAAACTCAAAATGAAAGCTAAAGCCCTTAAACTTCTTCAACTACAAGCACAAGCTGAACTAGAACTAGCAGCCTAA